One genomic segment of Manis javanica isolate MJ-LG chromosome 7, MJ_LKY, whole genome shotgun sequence includes these proteins:
- the KNDC1 gene encoding kinase non-catalytic C-lobe domain-containing protein 1 isoform X6: MQAMDPTSGNFYQEDGKDLDFYDFEPLPTVTEDEENVSLADILSLRDSGLSEQEAWAVCLECSLSLRSIAHAAIFLTLCITPDTLAFNTSGNVCFMEQLSDDPEGAFVPPEFDVTGNTFEAHIYSLGATLKAALEYVAEPEQEPRLSRDLEALLGQMQAEDPGDRPDLENIIALCEEKTRLTSCHLCRSLSAVGRRVLSIESFGALQEVSENTWRGSLAPRSGGPKRQPGAHAIGPEFPPTLEHSPAPSTKPLLSAPMENRESTLDAQHPPGDPDRGFLEGGRLRKVQTFPRLPPESPETRALCLTLASTKSQQPAPKPTPPDPRKELPEGTDGLCSFKAQPKAGPRLELQPKPQQARARGASHSEDRGAGASGQSPTKESPPLPSEAPQDADPRTPRADKGIPEGAGELENAATEQGISLQDLLSKLGRPFKEYELWALSHACLSNLHKHSQHPAYLCLDSVLVAEDGAVIFGPPPANGACNSFFLAPEAAEQRLVTEKASVYCVAAVLWMAAKFTVPRGRKLVLPRRLKALLLDMARCSAQERPSAAEVIKICSTYLLQRGMDSREILAHLRSSTCKILQEEETVHLQSAFSADLSPSMAPDSWPGTGIVQVSNTRLLALRGPTSCHNGAALLPAALASQASHFKPTILMPDAGVPRDMLALSSGLQERRGQLLGEGSRKQPPEAHGGASSLRTPEQLAPSPEPFRESGPRDSVQGRPSPPPLAPASPPEVPAPEQASDPLVAPGGSAGGPGTHPPGPGAAHHGLSRPAEPPRSTAPEGQGQEPEGALSAPRGSSLASAGPDSPRDAPVQGQDDRAPDSHPEQPQPVDGKLCPSSADALPPSTRSACPSLQEATRLIQEEFAFDGYLDNGLEALIMGEYIYALRDLTYATFCGAISEKFCDLYWGEKLLQNLFQVVNGKVSPSESRALEEAGPQPMGQKTCAPSDRSPGGRRPSLRGAGKEKPAATRTSRGPCPTPSLPQVDADELSRGNFEVGFRPQKSVRAERGQQPESGQALQQGGGPEPVGGASDSGAGAQLARPEGGGPAVSPSPAEFQSCRPGWPSAFYEADCFSTDVHSYVEELARQKASGAPDANARSLRPVPRRRKPSTSKRQGAHLIPL, translated from the exons GAGAACGTGTCCCTGGCCGACATCCTCTCCCTGCGGGACAGTGGCCTCAGCGAGCAGGAGGCCTGGGCCGTGTGCCTGGAGTGCAGCCTGTCCCTGAGGAGCATCGCCCACGCGGCCATCTTTCTGACGCTGTGCATCACCCCCGACACCCTGGCCTTCAACACCAGCGGGAATGTGTGCTTCATGGAGCAGCTCAGCG ATGACCCTGAGGGTGCCTTTGTCCCTCCAGAGTTTGACGTGACCGGGAACACCTTTGAG GCTCACATCTACTCCCTGGGGGCCACGCTGAAAGCTGCCCTCGAGTATGTGGCTGAGCCAGAGCAGGAGCCCAGGCTGAGCAGAGACCTGGAGGCGCTGCTGGGCCAGATGCAGGCAGAGGACCCTGGGGACCGTCCCGACCTCGAG AACATCATCGCGCTGTGCGAAGAGAAGACACGGCTCACATCCTGCCATCTGTGCCGGAGCCTCTCAGCCGTCGGGAGGCGGGTGCTCTCCATCGAGTCCTTCGGAGCGCTTCAGG AGGTCAGCGAGAACACATGGAGGGGGAGCCTTGCTCCAAGAAGCGGGGGCCCCAAGAGGCAGCCGGGCGCCCACGCCATTGGCCCAGAGTTCCCGCCCACCCTGGAGCACTCCCCAGCTCCATCCACCAAGCCTCTTCTGTCAGCCCCCATGGAAAACAGAGAGAGCACCCTGGACGCGCAGCACCCCCCAGGCGACCCGGacagaggcttcctggaggggggCCGCCTGAGGAAAGTGCAGACCTTCCCCAGGCTCCCGCCTGAGAGCCCCGAGACCAGAGCGCTCTGCCTCACGCTGGCCAGCACGAAAAGCCAGCAGCCTGCACCCAAACCCACCCCTCCAGACCCCAGGAAGGAACTTCCGGAGGGGACAGATGGCCTCTGCAGCTTCAAGGCACAGCCCAAGGCCGGACCGCGGCTGGAGCTGCAGCCTAAGCCTCAGCAGGCCAGGGCCAGAGGCGCGAGCCACAGCGAGGACCGGGGAGCGGGGGCGTCGGGCCAGAGCCCCACCAAGGAAAGCCCCCCGCTCCCTTCTGAAGCCCCTCAAGACGCAGACCCCAGGACCCCCAGGGCTGACAAGGGAATCCCAGAGGGAGCCGGGGAACTGGAGAACGCAGCCACAGAGCAG GGCATCTCCCTGCAGGACCTCCTGTCCAAGCTGGGCCGGCCCTTCAAGGAGTACGAGCTGTGGGCTCTGTCCCATGCCTGCCTCAGCAATCTGCACAAGCACAGCCAGCACCCAG CCTACCTGTGTCTGGACTCGGTGCTGGTGGCCGAGGACGGGGCTGTGATCTTCGGGCCGCCCCCAGCCAATG GCGCTTGCAACTCCTTCTTCCTGGCTCCCGAGGCAGCAGAGCAAAGGCTGGTCACTGAAAAG GCCTCCGTGTACTGTGTGGCTGCAGTCCTGTGGATGGCAGCCAAGTTCACCGTCCCCCGAGGCCGCAAACTGGTCCTGCCTCGCAGGCTCAAAGCCCTCCTGCTGGACATGGCGAGATGCAGTGCCCAGGAGCGGCCGTCTGCAGCTGAGGTCATCAAG ATATGCAGCACTTACCTCCTCCAGCGAGGCATGGACAGCAGAGAGATTCTAGCTCACCTGAGGTCATCCACCTGCAAG ATTCTCCAGGAGGAGGAGACCGTCCATCTGCAAAGTGCTTTCTCTGCGGACCTGAGCCCCAGCATGGCACCCGATAGCTGGCCTGGCACAG GCATTGTGCAGGTCAGCAACACCAGGCTCCTCGCCCTCCGGGGACCCACCTCCTGCCACAATGGGGCCGCGCTGCTGCCTGCAGCACTCGCCTCCCAGGCCTCACACTTTAAGCCCACCATCCTCATGCCAGATGCAGGTGTCCCCAG GGACATGCTGGCCCTATCCTCAGGTCtccaggagaggagaggccagCTGCTCGGGgagggcagcaggaagcagcccCCTGAGGCCCACGGAGGGGCCAGCAGCCTGAGGACACCTGAGCAGTTGGCACCCAGCCCAGAACCCTTCAGAGAGTCAGGGCCCAGAGACTCAGTCCAGGGGCGCCCCTCCCCgccaccccttgccccagccaGCCCTCCAGAGGTGCCAGCCCCGGAGCAAGCCTCAGACCCACTGGTCGCGCCTGGAGGCTCTGCAGGAGGCCCCGGAACCCACCCTCCAGGGCCCGGCGCAGCCCACCACGGCCTGAGTCGCCCAGCCGAGCCACCCAGGAGCACAGCCCCCGAGGGCCAGGGCCAAGAGCCTGAGGGCGCCCTGTCAGCCCCTCGAGGGtcctccctggcctctgctggTCCAGACAGCCCCAGGGATGCCCCTGTCCAGGGGCAGGATGACCGGGCCCCCGACAGTCACcctgagcagccccagccagtgGACGGCAAGCTCTGCCCCTCCAGTGCGGACGCCTTGCCCCCGTCGACAAGGTCGGCCTGCCCATCGCTGCAGGAGGCCACACGGCTCATCCAGGAGGAGTTTGCCTTCGATGGTTACCTGGACAATGGGCTGGAGGCTCTGATCATGG GGGAATATATTTATGCCTTGCGAGATCTAACCTATGCCACCTTCTGTGGGGCCATATCAGAGAAGTTCTGTGACCTCTACTGGGGGGAGAAGCTGCTGCAGAATCTTTTCCAAGTGGTGAACGGCAAGGTGTCACCCTCTGAGAG CAGAGCTCTGGAGGAGGCCGGGCCGCAACCCATGGGCCAAAAGACCTGTGCTCCGAGTGACCGCTCACCGGGAGGCAGAAGGCCCTCGCTGCGCGGAGCAG GGAAGGAGAAGCCGGCCGCAACCCGCACCAGCCGAGGTCCCTGCCCGACCCCATCACTGCCCCAGGTGGACGCAGACGAGCTCTCACGGGGTAACTTCGAGGTGGGATTTCGGCCTCAGAAGTCGGTAAGAGcagagagggggcagcagcccgaGTCAGGACAGGCCCTGCAACAGGGTGGGGGCCCGGAGCCAGTCGGTGGGGCCTCAGACTCGGGGGCAGGGGCCCAGCTGGCCAGGCCTGAGGGAGGCGGCCCGGCCGTGAGCCCGAGCCCAGCTGAGTTCCAGAGCTGCAGGCCCGGCTGGCCCAGCGCCTTCTACGAGGCCGACTGCTTCAGCACTGACGTCCACAGCTACGTGGAGGAGCTGGCCCGGCAGAAAGCCAGCGGGGCCCCCGATGCCAATGCCCGCAGCCTG CGCCCAGTGCCCAGGAGGAGAAAGCCAAGCACGTCAAAAAGGCAGGGAGCGCACCTCATCCCCCTGTGA
- the KNDC1 gene encoding kinase non-catalytic C-lobe domain-containing protein 1 isoform X5 — MQAMDPTSGNFYQEDGKDLDFYDFEPLPTVTEDEENVSLADILSLRDSGLSEQEAWAVCLECSLSLRSIAHAAIFLTLCITPDTLAFNTSGNVCFMEQLSDDPEGAFVPPEFDVTGNTFEAHIYSLGATLKAALEYVAEPEQEPRLSRDLEALLGQMQAEDPGDRPDLENIIALCEEKTRLTSCHLCRSLSAVGRRVLSIESFGALQEVSENTWRGSLAPRSGGPKRQPGAHAIGPEFPPTLEHSPAPSTKPLLSAPMENRESTLDAQHPPGDPDRGFLEGGRLRKVQTFPRLPPESPETRALCLTLASTKSQQPAPKPTPPDPRKELPEGTDGLCSFKAQPKAGPRLELQPKPQQARARGASHSEDRGAGASGQSPTKESPPLPSEAPQDADPRTPRADKGIPEGAGELENAATEQGISLQDLLSKLGRPFKEYELWALSHACLSNLHKHSQHPAYLCLDSVLVAEDGAVIFGPPPANGACNSFFLAPEAAEQRLVTEKASVYCVAAVLWMAAKFTVPRGRKLVLPRRLKALLLDMARCSAQERPSAAEVIKICSTYLLQRGMDSREILAHLRSSTCKILQEEETVHLQSAFSADLSPSMAPDSWPGTGIVQVSNTRLLALRGPTSCHNGAALLPAALASQASHFKPTILMPDAGVPRDMLALSSGLQERRGQLLGEGSRKQPPEAHGGASSLRTPEQLAPSPEPFRESGPRDSVQGRPSPPPLAPASPPEVPAPEQASDPLVAPGGSAGGPGTHPPGPGAAHHGLSRPAEPPRSTAPEGQGQEPEGALSAPRGSSLASAGPDSPRDAPVQGQDDRAPDSHPEQPQPVDGKLCPSSADALPPSTRSACPSLQEATRLIQEEFAFDGYLDNGLEALIMGEYIYALRDLTYATFCGAISEKFCDLYWGEKLLQNLFQVVNGKVSPSESRALEEAGPQPMGQKTCAPSDRSPGGRRPSLRGAGKEKPAATRTSRGPCPTPSLPQVDADELSRGNFEVGFRPQKSVRAERGQQPESGQALQQGGGPEPVGGASDSGAGAQLARPEGGGPAVSPSPAEFQSCRPGWPSAFYEADCFSTDVHSYVEELARQKASGAPDANARSLASLLEPECRQAIPVLNVPDRLSPQGNHERD, encoded by the exons GAGAACGTGTCCCTGGCCGACATCCTCTCCCTGCGGGACAGTGGCCTCAGCGAGCAGGAGGCCTGGGCCGTGTGCCTGGAGTGCAGCCTGTCCCTGAGGAGCATCGCCCACGCGGCCATCTTTCTGACGCTGTGCATCACCCCCGACACCCTGGCCTTCAACACCAGCGGGAATGTGTGCTTCATGGAGCAGCTCAGCG ATGACCCTGAGGGTGCCTTTGTCCCTCCAGAGTTTGACGTGACCGGGAACACCTTTGAG GCTCACATCTACTCCCTGGGGGCCACGCTGAAAGCTGCCCTCGAGTATGTGGCTGAGCCAGAGCAGGAGCCCAGGCTGAGCAGAGACCTGGAGGCGCTGCTGGGCCAGATGCAGGCAGAGGACCCTGGGGACCGTCCCGACCTCGAG AACATCATCGCGCTGTGCGAAGAGAAGACACGGCTCACATCCTGCCATCTGTGCCGGAGCCTCTCAGCCGTCGGGAGGCGGGTGCTCTCCATCGAGTCCTTCGGAGCGCTTCAGG AGGTCAGCGAGAACACATGGAGGGGGAGCCTTGCTCCAAGAAGCGGGGGCCCCAAGAGGCAGCCGGGCGCCCACGCCATTGGCCCAGAGTTCCCGCCCACCCTGGAGCACTCCCCAGCTCCATCCACCAAGCCTCTTCTGTCAGCCCCCATGGAAAACAGAGAGAGCACCCTGGACGCGCAGCACCCCCCAGGCGACCCGGacagaggcttcctggaggggggCCGCCTGAGGAAAGTGCAGACCTTCCCCAGGCTCCCGCCTGAGAGCCCCGAGACCAGAGCGCTCTGCCTCACGCTGGCCAGCACGAAAAGCCAGCAGCCTGCACCCAAACCCACCCCTCCAGACCCCAGGAAGGAACTTCCGGAGGGGACAGATGGCCTCTGCAGCTTCAAGGCACAGCCCAAGGCCGGACCGCGGCTGGAGCTGCAGCCTAAGCCTCAGCAGGCCAGGGCCAGAGGCGCGAGCCACAGCGAGGACCGGGGAGCGGGGGCGTCGGGCCAGAGCCCCACCAAGGAAAGCCCCCCGCTCCCTTCTGAAGCCCCTCAAGACGCAGACCCCAGGACCCCCAGGGCTGACAAGGGAATCCCAGAGGGAGCCGGGGAACTGGAGAACGCAGCCACAGAGCAG GGCATCTCCCTGCAGGACCTCCTGTCCAAGCTGGGCCGGCCCTTCAAGGAGTACGAGCTGTGGGCTCTGTCCCATGCCTGCCTCAGCAATCTGCACAAGCACAGCCAGCACCCAG CCTACCTGTGTCTGGACTCGGTGCTGGTGGCCGAGGACGGGGCTGTGATCTTCGGGCCGCCCCCAGCCAATG GCGCTTGCAACTCCTTCTTCCTGGCTCCCGAGGCAGCAGAGCAAAGGCTGGTCACTGAAAAG GCCTCCGTGTACTGTGTGGCTGCAGTCCTGTGGATGGCAGCCAAGTTCACCGTCCCCCGAGGCCGCAAACTGGTCCTGCCTCGCAGGCTCAAAGCCCTCCTGCTGGACATGGCGAGATGCAGTGCCCAGGAGCGGCCGTCTGCAGCTGAGGTCATCAAG ATATGCAGCACTTACCTCCTCCAGCGAGGCATGGACAGCAGAGAGATTCTAGCTCACCTGAGGTCATCCACCTGCAAG ATTCTCCAGGAGGAGGAGACCGTCCATCTGCAAAGTGCTTTCTCTGCGGACCTGAGCCCCAGCATGGCACCCGATAGCTGGCCTGGCACAG GCATTGTGCAGGTCAGCAACACCAGGCTCCTCGCCCTCCGGGGACCCACCTCCTGCCACAATGGGGCCGCGCTGCTGCCTGCAGCACTCGCCTCCCAGGCCTCACACTTTAAGCCCACCATCCTCATGCCAGATGCAGGTGTCCCCAG GGACATGCTGGCCCTATCCTCAGGTCtccaggagaggagaggccagCTGCTCGGGgagggcagcaggaagcagcccCCTGAGGCCCACGGAGGGGCCAGCAGCCTGAGGACACCTGAGCAGTTGGCACCCAGCCCAGAACCCTTCAGAGAGTCAGGGCCCAGAGACTCAGTCCAGGGGCGCCCCTCCCCgccaccccttgccccagccaGCCCTCCAGAGGTGCCAGCCCCGGAGCAAGCCTCAGACCCACTGGTCGCGCCTGGAGGCTCTGCAGGAGGCCCCGGAACCCACCCTCCAGGGCCCGGCGCAGCCCACCACGGCCTGAGTCGCCCAGCCGAGCCACCCAGGAGCACAGCCCCCGAGGGCCAGGGCCAAGAGCCTGAGGGCGCCCTGTCAGCCCCTCGAGGGtcctccctggcctctgctggTCCAGACAGCCCCAGGGATGCCCCTGTCCAGGGGCAGGATGACCGGGCCCCCGACAGTCACcctgagcagccccagccagtgGACGGCAAGCTCTGCCCCTCCAGTGCGGACGCCTTGCCCCCGTCGACAAGGTCGGCCTGCCCATCGCTGCAGGAGGCCACACGGCTCATCCAGGAGGAGTTTGCCTTCGATGGTTACCTGGACAATGGGCTGGAGGCTCTGATCATGG GGGAATATATTTATGCCTTGCGAGATCTAACCTATGCCACCTTCTGTGGGGCCATATCAGAGAAGTTCTGTGACCTCTACTGGGGGGAGAAGCTGCTGCAGAATCTTTTCCAAGTGGTGAACGGCAAGGTGTCACCCTCTGAGAG CAGAGCTCTGGAGGAGGCCGGGCCGCAACCCATGGGCCAAAAGACCTGTGCTCCGAGTGACCGCTCACCGGGAGGCAGAAGGCCCTCGCTGCGCGGAGCAG GGAAGGAGAAGCCGGCCGCAACCCGCACCAGCCGAGGTCCCTGCCCGACCCCATCACTGCCCCAGGTGGACGCAGACGAGCTCTCACGGGGTAACTTCGAGGTGGGATTTCGGCCTCAGAAGTCGGTAAGAGcagagagggggcagcagcccgaGTCAGGACAGGCCCTGCAACAGGGTGGGGGCCCGGAGCCAGTCGGTGGGGCCTCAGACTCGGGGGCAGGGGCCCAGCTGGCCAGGCCTGAGGGAGGCGGCCCGGCCGTGAGCCCGAGCCCAGCTGAGTTCCAGAGCTGCAGGCCCGGCTGGCCCAGCGCCTTCTACGAGGCCGACTGCTTCAGCACTGACGTCCACAGCTACGTGGAGGAGCTGGCCCGGCAGAAAGCCAGCGGGGCCCCCGATGCCAATGCCCGCAGCCTG